The Bacteroidales bacterium genome has a segment encoding these proteins:
- a CDS encoding Gfo/Idh/MocA family oxidoreductase yields MKRRTFLKNSAAVSAGTIAMPTIIPSHVLGKNPPSDKIRIGQIGAGRIALTHDLPETLRHEMAVGVAVADVDIRRARQGREWIGQFYAERGKAAYTDVAVYQDYREMLQDPGIDAVLISTPDHWHAQCAMEAALAGKDIYLQKPASLTIREGRQMSDLVHRTGVIFQQGSQQRGTVPWPQFHQACELVRNGRIGELEKIEIGLPGDPGGEEELPMPVPENLNYDMWLGSTPQQYYTEKRVHPQLDLSRPGWLRCEQFGAGMITGWGAHHLDTAHWAMGTEYTGPVEVEAEATFPSSGLWDVHGDFMVHARYANGVRMQVSGSFPNGVKFYGSEGWIFVSRGNEAVTASDPAQAETVLKALDASNPRLLEPLTDPGRIQLYKAPEQHHDWLNAIRSRREPVAPVEVGHRSCSACLVSHIAMKMDGRLHWDPVHERFLDNDRANDLLERPQRYPYGTNFVL; encoded by the coding sequence ATGAAAAGAAGAACATTCCTGAAAAACAGCGCCGCTGTCAGCGCCGGAACCATCGCGATGCCCACCATCATCCCATCTCATGTGCTGGGTAAGAACCCTCCTTCCGACAAGATCCGGATCGGGCAGATCGGGGCCGGCCGGATCGCTTTAACCCATGACCTTCCCGAAACCCTCCGGCACGAGATGGCCGTCGGGGTGGCGGTGGCCGATGTGGATATCCGCCGGGCCCGTCAGGGCAGGGAGTGGATCGGGCAGTTCTATGCCGAAAGAGGGAAGGCCGCTTATACCGATGTGGCGGTCTACCAGGACTACCGGGAGATGCTGCAGGATCCGGGCATTGATGCGGTGCTCATCTCCACCCCAGACCACTGGCACGCCCAGTGTGCCATGGAGGCGGCCCTGGCCGGCAAGGATATCTACCTGCAAAAACCGGCCTCACTTACCATCCGGGAGGGCCGGCAAATGAGCGACCTGGTGCACCGGACCGGAGTCATCTTCCAGCAGGGGAGCCAGCAGCGTGGCACGGTGCCCTGGCCCCAGTTTCACCAGGCCTGCGAACTGGTTCGCAACGGCCGCATCGGAGAGCTGGAGAAAATCGAGATCGGTCTGCCCGGCGATCCCGGAGGCGAGGAAGAGCTTCCCATGCCGGTGCCTGAGAACCTGAACTACGATATGTGGCTGGGATCCACTCCGCAACAATATTATACCGAGAAACGGGTGCATCCGCAGCTGGACCTCTCCCGTCCCGGCTGGCTGCGTTGCGAACAGTTCGGCGCCGGGATGATCACCGGCTGGGGGGCCCATCACCTGGATACGGCCCACTGGGCCATGGGAACCGAATACACCGGTCCGGTCGAAGTAGAGGCGGAGGCCACTTTTCCCTCTTCCGGACTCTGGGACGTGCATGGCGATTTTATGGTGCATGCCCGTTATGCCAACGGGGTAAGGATGCAGGTCAGCGGGTCCTTTCCCAACGGGGTAAAGTTTTACGGAAGTGAAGGCTGGATCTTTGTGAGCCGCGGCAATGAGGCGGTCACTGCCTCCGATCCCGCCCAGGCGGAAACGGTGCTGAAGGCCCTGGATGCCAGCAACCCCAGGCTCCTGGAGCCCCTGACGGACCCCGGGCGGATCCAGCTTTACAAGGCCCCGGAGCAGCATCACGACTGGCTGAATGCCATCCGCTCACGCAGGGAGCCGGTGGCCCCTGTCGAAGTGGGGCACCGTTCCTGCTCGGCCTGCCTGGTCAGTCATATCGCCATGAAGATGGATGGCAGGCTGCACTGGGATCCCGTGCATGAACGTTTCCTGGATAACGACCGCGCCAACGACCTGTTGGAAAGGCCCCAGCGCTATCCTTACGGCACCAATTTCGTTCTCTGA
- a CDS encoding PmoA family protein: protein MNLQICLLLAGFLGLQAPSGPKGPRLSCEENETTIHIGNQPVLSYVHSETLPPQGVEEVYKRSAYIHPLRSPGGERLTRIQPPDHWHHYGIWNPWTRTRFGDMQVDFWNLGEKQGTVRFAGYLEKIEGENLAGFRVRQEHIYFREDGSEGVAMNEIWKVTVQNLEGPAYMVDLLTTLSTPLESGITLEAYRYGGGLGYRGTEKWNPGNATVLTSEGKTWSDADATRARWVIVEGESAVPEGRSGILFLSHPENRAHPEPMRMWPPDSNQGRENMFFEFCPIRHREWVLEPGKEYTLRYRMVVFDGSITTQTAGKYWNEFQ from the coding sequence ATGAACCTTCAGATCTGCCTCCTGCTTGCCGGATTCCTGGGCCTCCAGGCTCCCTCCGGGCCAAAGGGCCCCCGGCTCTCCTGCGAGGAAAATGAAACCACCATCCACATCGGAAATCAGCCCGTGCTTAGCTATGTGCATTCGGAAACCCTGCCTCCCCAGGGGGTGGAGGAGGTTTATAAAAGGTCGGCCTACATTCATCCTCTCCGCTCGCCCGGAGGGGAGCGTCTCACCCGGATTCAGCCCCCCGACCACTGGCACCACTACGGCATCTGGAACCCCTGGACCCGGACCCGTTTTGGCGATATGCAGGTCGACTTCTGGAACCTGGGCGAAAAACAGGGTACCGTGCGTTTTGCCGGATACCTGGAAAAGATCGAGGGGGAGAATCTGGCCGGCTTCCGGGTCAGGCAGGAGCACATCTACTTCCGGGAGGACGGAAGCGAAGGGGTGGCCATGAATGAGATCTGGAAGGTCACGGTGCAAAACCTGGAGGGTCCTGCCTATATGGTGGACCTTCTTACCACCCTCAGTACCCCGCTGGAGAGCGGGATCACCCTGGAGGCATACCGTTACGGAGGCGGACTAGGCTACCGGGGCACTGAAAAATGGAATCCCGGAAATGCGACGGTCCTCACCTCGGAAGGAAAAACCTGGTCCGATGCAGATGCCACCCGGGCCCGCTGGGTTATCGTGGAGGGGGAATCTGCCGTGCCGGAGGGCCGCTCGGGCATCCTTTTCCTGAGTCACCCCGAAAACCGGGCCCATCCCGAACCCATGCGGATGTGGCCCCCCGACAGCAACCAGGGCAGGGAAAATATGTTCTTTGAGTTCTGTCCCATCCGTCACCGGGAATGGGTCCTGGAGCCCGGGAAGGAATATACCCTGAGATACCGGATGGTGGTTTTTGACGGCAGCATCACCACCCAGACCGCCGGGAAATACTGGAACGAGTTTCAATAA
- a CDS encoding uroporphyrinogen decarboxylase family protein: protein MTDKQWDDLKAVIRGEILSPLPVGFIIDSPWLPNWYGIDILDYYSSDRLWLEANLKAIQSFPDAIFLPGFWAEYGMCSEPTAFGARPAFPQNEFPHAFPPISSPEEIALLRVPDPLQDGLGPLMLNRLKLNQPSIEEAGHKIRFSVSRGPLNIASYLMGATEFLMAMMTHPEETHLLIRKITEYLKGFHKHQATLFPSIDGILLLDDLIGFMGEEQFLEFGLPYFKELYAPPRSVKFLHNDAGCMESVRHLPEMGVNLFNMGYDTDLNLLKELTANRVAMLGNIPPRDVLASGTEAGVRESALQLLKGLDDPSRVIFSCGGGMPPGVPSGNLAIFIETVKTYKP from the coding sequence ATGACCGATAAACAGTGGGACGATTTGAAAGCAGTAATCAGAGGGGAAATTCTCTCCCCCCTGCCTGTGGGCTTTATCATCGATTCGCCCTGGCTGCCCAACTGGTACGGGATCGATATCCTGGACTATTACTCCAGCGACCGGCTCTGGCTGGAAGCCAACCTGAAGGCCATTCAAAGCTTTCCCGACGCCATCTTTCTGCCCGGTTTCTGGGCCGAATATGGCATGTGCAGCGAACCCACGGCCTTTGGGGCGCGCCCGGCCTTCCCTCAAAACGAGTTCCCCCACGCCTTCCCCCCGATAAGCTCCCCGGAAGAGATCGCCCTGCTCCGGGTACCCGATCCGCTTCAGGACGGACTGGGACCCCTGATGCTCAACAGGCTAAAACTGAATCAGCCATCCATCGAAGAGGCCGGACACAAGATCCGCTTCTCCGTCTCACGCGGACCGCTCAATATCGCCTCTTACCTGATGGGAGCCACCGAATTCCTGATGGCCATGATGACCCATCCGGAGGAGACACACCTGCTGATCCGCAAAATCACGGAGTACCTGAAAGGCTTTCACAAGCACCAGGCAACACTCTTCCCTTCCATCGACGGGATCCTGCTGCTGGACGATCTCATCGGCTTTATGGGCGAGGAACAGTTCCTGGAGTTTGGGCTTCCCTATTTCAAAGAGCTCTACGCCCCTCCGCGTTCCGTGAAGTTTCTGCATAACGACGCCGGCTGCATGGAATCGGTGCGCCACCTGCCGGAAATGGGGGTCAATCTCTTTAACATGGGGTATGATACAGATCTGAACCTGCTGAAGGAGCTGACCGCCAACCGGGTCGCCATGCTGGGTAACATTCCCCCCCGGGATGTGCTGGCCTCCGGGACGGAAGCCGGGGTCAGGGAGTCGGCCCTTCAGCTCCTGAAAGGCCTGGATGATCCCTCGCGGGTCATCTTCTCCTGCGGCGGTGGCATGCCCCCGGGGGTTCCTTCCGGAAATCTGGCTATATTTATCGAAACAGTCAAAACCTACAAACCCTGA
- a CDS encoding DegT/DnrJ/EryC1/StrS family aminotransferase, translated as MKTNKLTRRRFISSTSAGIAAAMLSSPLFAKTIRGTSSELALRGGTPVRSSKWPPWPIWDKKAEAPMLELLRSGNWYRGDGTRCLEFEKKYAELIGARRVIATASGTTALITSLHTLGVDAGDEVIVSPFTFIATYNVVFNQKALPVFADTDPDTFTINPLKIEEKINERTAALLPVHICGLPADMNRILEIGRKHQLPVIEDACQAWLAEYGGEMCGTLGDLGCFSFQNSKHIPSGEGGAISGNNDALMDRCFAYHNCGRPHGLSMKGMGENPVRGSNKRMTEVQAGLLLSQMDRARSDADKRLENALYLDSRLREIPGIVPYRLSDGATRPACHLYPFRYKKEHWDGLARHKFIAALRAEGIPCGEGYGQQYLDGLIEEAISSKGYKRLFSRERLNRYREELHNLPDNDQLTLEAVWFYQNMLLAGRKDMDDIIHAVQKIYENRSQLL; from the coding sequence ATGAAAACGAACAAGCTGACCAGAAGAAGATTTATTAGCAGCACCTCTGCGGGTATCGCTGCGGCCATGCTTTCCTCTCCCCTGTTTGCAAAAACCATCAGGGGAACCAGCTCTGAACTGGCCCTGAGAGGGGGGACTCCTGTAAGAAGCAGCAAATGGCCACCCTGGCCCATTTGGGACAAAAAGGCCGAGGCGCCTATGCTGGAGCTGCTCCGGAGCGGAAACTGGTACCGGGGCGACGGGACCAGATGCCTAGAGTTCGAAAAAAAATATGCGGAGCTTATCGGGGCCAGGCGGGTGATCGCCACGGCCAGCGGTACCACCGCCCTGATCACTTCCCTGCACACCCTGGGAGTGGATGCCGGGGATGAGGTCATTGTCTCTCCCTTCACCTTTATCGCCACCTACAACGTGGTGTTCAATCAGAAAGCCCTGCCGGTATTTGCCGATACCGATCCGGATACCTTCACTATCAATCCGCTTAAAATCGAGGAGAAGATCAATGAACGGACCGCTGCCCTTCTGCCGGTTCACATATGCGGACTGCCGGCCGACATGAACCGGATCCTGGAGATTGGAAGGAAGCATCAGCTTCCGGTGATCGAGGATGCCTGCCAGGCCTGGCTGGCCGAATACGGAGGTGAAATGTGCGGCACCCTGGGCGACCTGGGCTGTTTCTCTTTCCAGAACTCCAAGCACATTCCTTCCGGCGAAGGAGGAGCCATTTCGGGAAACAACGATGCCCTGATGGACCGCTGTTTTGCCTACCACAACTGCGGCCGGCCCCACGGCCTGTCCATGAAGGGGATGGGCGAAAATCCCGTCCGCGGTTCCAACAAGCGAATGACGGAGGTCCAGGCCGGCCTGCTTCTCTCCCAGATGGACAGGGCGCGCAGCGATGCGGACAAACGTCTGGAGAATGCGCTCTACCTGGATTCCAGGCTCAGGGAGATTCCCGGGATTGTGCCTTACAGGCTTTCCGACGGAGCCACGCGTCCGGCCTGTCACCTCTACCCTTTCCGGTATAAAAAGGAGCACTGGGACGGACTGGCCAGGCATAAATTCATTGCCGCCCTCCGGGCCGAGGGAATTCCCTGCGGGGAAGGATACGGACAGCAGTATCTGGATGGACTGATCGAAGAGGCGATCAGCTCCAAAGGATATAAGCGCCTCTTTTCAAGGGAGCGGCTCAACAGGTACCGGGAAGAGTTACATAATTTGCCCGACAACGACCAGCTGACCCTGGAGGCGGTCTGGTTCTACCAGAACATGCTGCTGGCCGGCCGGAAAGATATGGACGATATCATCCATGCGGTTCAGAAAATCTACGAGAACCGGAGCCAGTTGCTATGA
- a CDS encoding pentapeptide repeat-containing protein, with the protein MNEEYIEQQLFSRQDYTETELPKGNYENCSFRDCNFAASDLSGIRFLDCSFAGCDLSNAKILKCSFHETIFKECKMLGLRFEDCDQLGMTVRFEDCLLDHASFFQVKLNHTVFKSTSLKEVDFTECDLKNAILDQCDLLNATFDHTNLERANLSTALNYSIDPENNRIRGAKFSLPFVLGLLKSFQIEIV; encoded by the coding sequence ATGAACGAGGAATACATCGAGCAGCAACTTTTCTCCAGGCAGGACTATACCGAAACGGAGCTGCCCAAAGGCAATTATGAAAATTGCAGTTTCAGAGACTGCAATTTTGCAGCTTCTGATCTCTCCGGGATCCGTTTCCTGGACTGCAGCTTTGCCGGATGCGATCTGAGCAATGCAAAAATTTTAAAATGCTCTTTCCATGAGACCATTTTTAAGGAGTGTAAAATGCTGGGGCTCCGTTTTGAGGATTGTGACCAGCTGGGAATGACGGTACGCTTCGAGGATTGTCTGCTTGATCACGCCTCCTTCTTCCAGGTGAAACTGAATCACACGGTCTTTAAAAGTACCTCGCTGAAGGAGGTGGACTTTACCGAATGTGATCTGAAAAATGCAATTCTGGATCAATGTGACCTGCTGAATGCCACCTTCGACCATACCAACCTGGAGAGGGCCAACCTCTCCACGGCGCTCAACTACTCCATCGATCCCGAAAATAACCGAATCCGGGGAGCTAAATTTTCCCTGCCTTTCGTGCTGGGACTGCTTAAAAGCTTTCAGATTGAAATCGTTTAA